AATTGCTGGCCAACTGGATGTCCATGGATGGTGATGGGGTCGGCACAACCTGTGCGGTCGAGTAATCGCCCTGATTGATGAAGCGGGTGAGGATGTCGTTTTCGTTGGTAGCCAGAATCAGGCGACGGATGGGCAGCCCCATGCGTTTGGCGATATAGCCGGCAAAGATGTCGCCGAAGTTCCCCGTTGGCACGGAGAAGTAGACCTCCTGGCAGTTGGTGGCGCGCTGGACCCGGCCGAAGGCGTAAAAATAGTATACGACTTGCGCAAGGACCCTTGCCCAGTTGATGGAGTTGACGGCGCCCAGGGACATGCTTCCCTTGAAGTCCAGATCGCCAAAAATTTCCTTCACGATGCGTTGCCCGTCATCGAAGGTTCCGCGGATGGCCAGGTTGAAGACATTGGGGTCGGTAACCGTGGTCATTTGGAGTTCCTGAATGGGGGACACTCGCTGGTGGGGGTGCATAATGAAAATATTGATATTTTCTTTGCCTCGAACACCGTAAATCGCAGCACTTCCTGTGTCGCCCGAGGTGGCGCCGAGGATATTCATGTGCGCACCGCTTTGTTTGAGCAGGTACTCGAACATGTTGCCCAGAAACTGCAGGGCAATGTCTTTGAAAGCCCGGGTTGGGCCGTGGAACAGTTCGAGGATGTAGATTCCGTCTTTATGAACGACCGGTGCAACTTCCGAATGGCTGAAGGTCTGGTAGGATTTATCAATAAGCTGCTTCAGGTCTGCTGCGGGAATGTTCCCGGCAAACATGGAGATAATGCGAAAGGCCAGGTCGGGATAGGCCATTTTAGTCAGGGCGGCGATGTCTCCGGGGGAAAGACTGGGGATCGATTCCGGTAGCAGCAGGCCGCCGTCATCCGCCAGGCCCATCATGACTGCGTCTTTAAAGTTAATGCCGCTGGTCGTACCGCGGGTGCTCATGTATTGCATCGCTTGAAAACTCCTTCATGCTGATAAGGGCATCTGCCGTTTGCCGGCAGTAATGTGTATCCTGTAGACAGGTCGAAATGCTCGTTGCAATCGACCCGCAAACTATACCAGTAACGGAGCGAAAATAAAAGAGTTGAGCCTGACAGACATGGCCCGATTTCCAGTTTATGCTGATAGTTCGGTGGAAAGGGCGGGGGGCTTGAACTTTTTCGGATGGGGATTGACAGTACCCGGTTCAGGCTGTAGAAAGGGGATAGCTTGTTGGAGTGCTGTTTCATGGGGGTATTTTTAAAACACGTGATCTAAGGATGTTTTCCTTTTATGCTGAAAATAGGTGTACTCTCCGATACTCATATACGGCAGGCCATGCGTCATGGAGATTTTCTTGACGCTCTTGACGGCAGGTTGTTTCGTGACGCTGAAGTCATTTTGCACGCCGGTGATCTGGTCGATCACGACTTGTTGAATATCTTTGCGCCGCGCGTTGTCCATGCTGTTCGCGGCAACATGGATTCTCCTGCTGTTGCATTGCCTGTTCGCAAGGTTTTTGAGGTGTCCGGTTTCCGGTTCGGCTTGATTCATGGGTGGGGGCCACCTGAGGGGCTGGGCACCCGCGTATTGAGGGAGTTTGATGCCGATTCTCTCGATTGTCTTGTCTATGGACATTCCCATATGCCCGATTGTCGGCGATTGAACGATATGTTGTTGTTTAATCCGGGGAGTGCCACCAGCCCGCGAGGCGGTTTTCCGCCGAGTGTGGGAATGCTTGAAGTGGACGATTCGGGAATCCGCGGCAGGATTGTGTCTCTTGATGATCAGCGGTTTTGATTCGTGTCGTTAAAGGGGTAGGTATGAAGCATTTATGGGCGCCATGGCGCATGACTTACTTGGAATGTAAGGACCGGCAAGCCAAAGACTGTTGCGTTTTTTGTGTGCGCGATATTCAAGGGGAGGATGCGCAACGGTTAATTCTATGGCGGGGCGAGCATGTATTTGTGGTTATGAACAAGTATCCCTATACCAACGGGCACCTTCTTATCGCTCCTTATCGACATGTTCCGGATATTCTTGATCTTGAATCTGCGGAGGAAGTGGAGATGTTCCAGTTGCTGCGTAAGTGCCGCAGGGTCTTGCAGGAATGTCTCAAGCCTCACGGGTTCAATATCGGTATCAACATCGGCAAGATTGCCGGTGCGGGCCTGGCGGATCACCTGCATATGCACATCGTGCCGCGATGGACCGGCGATACCAATTTTATGCCGGTGTTTGCCGATGTGCATGTTGTGCCCCAGCACCTTGAGGAAACCTATGCTATCCTCCTGAACGGCTTTAATGCCCTCGACACCTGAGGGTCTTCTGTCTGCCATGTCATTTTTACTCGTTGTGACAACATAACGTCTTAGAAAGCATCGATAAATCAAATACCTGAACATACATCGCTAAGGTTTTGCATGATGTCTGTCCGGGGTTACTTCTGTCGTGAAAGGAACGCGTGAAACCATGCTGGAGATTTTTCAAAAGGGCGGCCCCCTCATGTATCCGATTCTGCTCTGTTCGATTATGGCAATGGCCATTTTTTTCGAGCGCTTATGGATCTTTTTTCGCGTAGGCCGAGGTCGTGACGAATTGGTTCGCGAGGTGGAAAACCTGGTCTCCAAGCTCCGCATCGACGAGGCCATTGTTGTTTGTCAGCGCAGCGACACTCCGCTGGCGCGGATTCTGTTGGCGGCTCTGCGCGCCCATGGAAGGACCCGCGATCAGATCAAGACCGTTGTCGAGGAGACGGGAAGTCGAGAGTCGGCTCCCCTGGAACGCTACCTGGGATTGCTTGGTACCATCGCTACTATTTCGCCACTGCTCGGTCTGCTGGGCACCGTTCTCGGTATGATTCGCGCGTTTACGGTCATTGCCACCGCTGGAATGGGTACTCCCGAAACGCTTGGCGGCGGTATTTCCGAAGCATTGATCACTACGGCATCCGGATTGGCGGTTGCCATTCCTACCATTCTCCTGCACAAGTATCTGACCAGTCGTTTGGATCTTATGGTTCTCAAAATGGAAGAAAGTTCCTTGCGTCTGGTCGACATGCTGGGAGAATAATTCATGGCCTTTCTTCGTAAAAAACGTGAAGCACCGCGTGTCGACCTGACCTCCATGGTGGACGTGGTTTTTCTGTTGCTGATATTTTTCATGATCTCTACCACCTTTGTCGAGGCGCCGGGTATCGACGTCAAGCTGCCTGAATCTTCCTCGCAGGTTTCCGAATCCGAAGTCCGCGAGGTGAAGGTCTATCTGTCGCAGGACGGTGAGATATCGCTTGGCAAGGAGAAGGTTTCCCAGCAAGAGCTCGAGCGGCGCCTTCGCGCTTACAGATCTGAGGCCGGTGCCATGACCTTTGTATTGCTCGCTGACAAAAATGCCCTGCATGGTCAGGTGGTGCGGCTTATGGACCTGGCTAAAGTGAATGGGTTTGGAAAGCTTGCCATAGCTACGGAGTATGCCAAAAATCCATGAACCCATCGGTTGTGATCGGCATTGATCTTGGAGGCACCAATTGCCGCGGGGCGTTGGTGACCGGTTCCGGGGAATTGCTTTGTCTGCAAAACTTTGCCACGGATATCGACTCGGGCTTTGACTGTTTTTGGCGTCGGTTTCTGGGGTTTTGTCGCTCCATGATGGCTGATGCTCAGGCGCAAGGTTTCCTGATCGAGGGACTGGGTCTGGGTTTCCCCGGCCTGGTTGCAGCTGATGGATCCATTACCGTGGCGCCGAATCTGCCCCCTTTTAACGGATTGGCGTTGAGAGAACGTCTTTGCCATGAACTCGGAATGTCGGTTCGGGTTGCCAACGATGTCAATGCCATTGCCCTGGGGGAGGCTCATTGGGGCGCCGGACGGGATTGTTCCGATTTCCTTATGGTGACTCTCGGGACGGGCGTCGGCGGAGGTCTGATCGTGCGGCGGCAACTGTGGAGTGGTTGCGACGGTGCGGCCGGCGAAGTTGGTCATATTGTTGTTGAGCCTGACGGGTATCTTTGTGGCTGCGGTTCCCGAGGTTGCCTTGAGCAATACGCTTCCGGGCCGGCGGTGGTCAGGAATTATCAGGCTATGGTCCGTCGTGGAACCTCAAAGATCCATGTGCCTGCCGTTCAGCCTAAGACGGCCGAGGAGGTTGCTGTGGCCGCTTTGAATGGAGATGCTGCTGCGATGGGCGCTTTTGAGGTCGCTGGTCGTTATCTTGGTCAGGTGCTTGCCGGCGTTGCCAACCTTCTCAATCTGGAGGCTGCCGTGATAGGGGGAGGGGTCGGTGCCAGTTTTGATCTTTTTCTTCCTTCTTTGCGTGCCGAGTTGGAGCATAGGGCCTTTGCCGTGGCAGCTCGCCGCATGCAGATAAAGCCAGCGCTTTTGGGTGATAAGGCCGGTATTCTCGGTGCGGCCAGCCTGGTTCGAGAAATGCTCCGGGCAAAGTGAATTTCCGGAAGTGTTTTTTTGCGGCTGAGCTTGAACCGCGCATCTGAAATCCAGCATTTTACAACAGGGGAATGATAAATGAGTCGATGTATTGCCCTATTGAACGGTGGCGGTGATTGTCCCGGATTGAACGGTGTGATTCGCGGTGTGGTGAGGGCTGCCGTTTTACAGCGGGGCTGGCGTGTGCTGGGGGTTGAAGACGGTTTCGACGGTCTTGTTGAAGGGCCGCGATGCCGGGAACTTGATCTCAAATCGGTGTGCGGCATACTCCCGCGCGGCGGGACCATTTTGGGTACCAGCAATCGAGGAAACCCCTTTCGTTATCCGGTGGCCAACGAAAATGGCGACGTTATTCTCAAGGATGTGTCCAGACAGGTCGTGGACCATTTTCAGAAGCTTGGAGCGGATGCGCTGGTGGCCGTGGGCGGTGATGGGACGCTCAAGATCGCCCGGCGCTTGAGCGATCTCGGGATACCGGTCGTCGGTGTGCCCAAGACGATCGATAACGATTTGCAGGAGACGGACGTTACTTTCGGCTACAATACCGCGGTCGGCATCGTCACCGAAGCTCTCGATCGTTTGCAGACGACTGCCGAAAGTCATCATCGCGTCATGGTGGTCGAGGTGATGGGAAGGGATGCAGGCTGGATCGCCCTGGAAGCAGGCATTGCCGGTTCCGCAGAGGTGATCTTGTTGCCTGAAATACCCTTTGACCTGGATCTGGTATGTGACCACATCATGGACAGGCGCGCGCGAGGCAGTCGGTTTTCGATTATCGTTGTGGCCGAGGGGGCTTTTCCCAAAGGGGGACGTAAAATCGTCCAGGCTTCGGCCGATCAGACTCATGGTCTTGAGCGCCTCGGCGGCATCGGTCATTATGTAGCCGCTGAAATCGGGCGCCGCAAAGGATTGGAAACCCGTGTCGTGGTGCTGGGACATGTCCAGCGCGGCGGAACACCGTCGCCTTTTGATCGTATCCTGGCCAGCCGTTTTGGGGTGCGCGCGGTGCAGCTTATCGAACGGGAAGAGTACGGGCACATGGTCGCCCTGCGTGGCCGGGATGTTGTGTCGGTGCCCATCGAACAGGCTGTTGATGGACAAAATCTGGTCGATCCGGATGCGAATCTGGTGTGGACGGCAGAGCAACTGGGTATCATGCTGGGACGCTGAGGGGACTTTGTCTTGACGGGCTGATGTGATATTCAGGGGTCTGGTGCCGGTGTCGGCACTTATTCTTTTGCCGGGATCGTACCGGGGTGCTTACAGGCATCCCGGTTATTTTTTATTTGCGGACTCATCTTTGCCAAGGGGGAAATCGCCGGGGCATTTGTTGCGGCCGGGGCATGTCGGATAAGGGCACGGTTCGACATGGATGGTGATGTCGGCGCGCCCGATGCGGTCCTTCATGTGTTTTTCCAGATGGTCGGCGATGTCATGGGCCTCTCCCACCGACAAGTGCTTGCAGAGGGTGAGGTGGAAATCGATGATTTTCTGAGACCCGGCTCTCCGAGTACGAAGCCGATGGTAGCCCAGCAGTTTACCGCGATGCTGTTCGAGGATAGTGGCGATTTCTTCACGAATCGTTTCAGGCAAGCGTTCATCCAGAATATCCTGCAGCCCGAAACGGAACAGACCGAAGGCCTGATAGAAAATATACAGCGCTACGACGATGGACAGCACGGGATCAAGCCAGGCGATATGGAACAGGCGGATGGCGAAAAGGCCGACCAGCAGAGCGAGATTGGTATAGACATCCATGGTGAAGTGAAGGGAATCGGCCTTAAGGGCGGTTGATTCCGTTTCGCGAGCGGTGCGGATAAGAAAGCGTCCGATCTGCCACGAAACCACGGCACTGAATGCCAGTACGGCCATGCCGCCTTCCAGATGACCGAGGGTGATACCTGTCAAGAGTCGGCGCCCCGATTCATAGCAGACCCATCCGCCGGACAGGCCAATGGCCAGGGCCTGCACGATGGTTGCCAGAGTTTCGAATTTGCCGTGCCCGAAGGGGTGTTTGGGGTCGGGCGGTTGTTCCGCCTGGCGTATAGCCAGGAAGTTGGCCACCGACATCACGATGTCGAGCAACGAATCGATGGCGGAAGACAGCACAGCCATCGAACCGGTGAGGAAACCGGTAACCAGTTTCAGCAAGGTCAGGCCTGTGGCTGTGGCCATGGAAATGCGCGCTGCACGGATTTTACGTTGGGAAAGATTCTGCATAAATAATCAGTCAAAATCGGGCTATTGTGGATGAGAGTCCGGTGGAAGCAGAGGCATCACCAAAGGCAATGAATACGAGATGCATTTTTTTTAAAACCATGAATAGAAGACGTGCGGCAAAATTAGCACAGGTATTCTCAAAAATCGAGGCCCAGTTTCTTTTTCATTAAGGATAACCTCGGAGTTATTTCCCCTAATTATAAAGCATCTCCATGGTTTTGCCTGTCTTTTTCACCATGATACCGGTGTTGTGGAAAAGGATAGTGATCCGTATTTACTTAGCCACTGTGGTTTGTTAACATGCGCGTAATTTTTAATCTTTTTCAATTCGGTGCGTGACAGCTTGCCGAAGAATGCAGGATTTTTCAGTACTATGACCAAGTTAACCCCCATGATGCGCCAGTATCTGGACATAAAGGCGCAGTATCCCGATGCCATTTTGTTTTTTCGCCTTGGCGATTTTTACGAGATGTTCATGGAGGATGCCGTTACCGCTTCGCGAATTCTCGATATTACCCTGACTTCCCGTAATAAAGGCGCCGCCGAGGAGGTTCCTTTATGCGGCATCCCATATCACAGTTGTCAACCCTATGTGGCGCGATTGGTTGAAGCCGGCCATAAGGTTGCGATCTGCGAGCAGGTTGAAGATCCCAAGACGGTCAAGGGCATCGTCAAACGCGAAGTGGTGCGGGTGGTAACGCCCGGACTGGTGGTCGATGCCGATACGCTGACGCCCAAGGAAAATAATTTTCTTGCGGCGATCGCCGTCTCTGCCCAGGAGCGCTACGGTATTGCGGTGCTCGATATTACAACCGGCGAGTTTCGTGTTACCGAGGTCGAGGGACGGGAGGCCGCATGCAGCGAAGTGGTGTCGTTGCAACCCCGTGAAATTCTTGTTTCCGAAGATCAACAGCAGTTCTGCGAACAGTTGTTGCAGGGGGCGTCCGGAAGCTGGCTGATCAATCCGTTGCCTGATTGGGTATGTGATCTCGAAGCGTGCGGGCAGCGTTTGCAGTCGTTTTTCAACTGCGGATCCCTGGAGAGCTTCGGTTGTGCCCGTCTTCCCGAGGCCGTCCGTGCAGCCGGTGGGGTCGTGTACTATGTCGAACAGACTCAAAAAGGTGTTGCAGGTCATATCCGGCCCTTGGTGACGTATCACAGCCGCGATTATATGGTGCTGGACAACAGCACACGCCGCAACCTGGAATTGACGGCCACCTTGCAGGATGGCGGCCGCAAAGGTTCGCTGCTCGGGGTTCTCGATCGCACCGTGACGGCGATGGGGGGACGCAAAATCCGCCAGTGGATCCATCATCCCCTGGTGGATCTGAAGGCGATCCGGGATCGACATCTGTCTGTGCAGGAGCTGGTGGGGCAAAGCCTGGTGCGTGGCGATCTTCGTGCCGATCTGGACGGCGTCTACGATCTGGAGCGGCTTAACAGCAAGATCGCCATGGGCCACGCCAATGCCAAGGATCTTGTCGCACTCCGAAAATCGTTTGAAAAGCTGCCGCGGATTCTGCAGCATCTGGATGAACTCTCCGCCCCTCTTGCCGCCGGGATCGGCTCCCGTATCGACCCCCTGACGGATATGGCTGAGCTGATTGGCCGTGCTATCGTCGAGGATCCGCCGTTTGTGCTGCGCGAGGGAGGTTTGATGTGCGATGGTTACCATCTCGAACTCGATGAATTGCGGGATATCCGTCGCAACGGCAAAGAATGGATTGCCAAGCTGGAGGCCGATGAGCGTGAACGCACCGGCATCGGTTCGCTGAAGGTACGCTTTAATAAAGTGTTCGGCTATTATATCGAAGTCACACGGACCCATCTGGGGCGGGTGCCTGAAGACTATCAGCGGAAACAGACCCTGGCCAATGCTGAACGGTTTTTTACTCCCCAGCTCAAG
This DNA window, taken from Syntrophotalea carbinolica DSM 2380, encodes the following:
- the thrC gene encoding threonine synthase encodes the protein MQYMSTRGTTSGINFKDAVMMGLADDGGLLLPESIPSLSPGDIAALTKMAYPDLAFRIISMFAGNIPAADLKQLIDKSYQTFSHSEVAPVVHKDGIYILELFHGPTRAFKDIALQFLGNMFEYLLKQSGAHMNILGATSGDTGSAAIYGVRGKENINIFIMHPHQRVSPIQELQMTTVTDPNVFNLAIRGTFDDGQRIVKEIFGDLDFKGSMSLGAVNSINWARVLAQVVYYFYAFGRVQRATNCQEVYFSVPTGNFGDIFAGYIAKRMGLPIRRLILATNENDILTRFINQGDYSTAQVVPTPSPSMDIQLASNFERYLFYLFNQDHAKVRNAMAELAANGRLKFEAEDMTRVANDFLAGSATRQETLDTIQAFHKATGYTLDPHTAVGVKVGKELTGGEVPLICLSTAHPAKFGEAVKQAIGEDPEMPPEFKGIETRERRCEILDADTETIKDYISRKALR
- a CDS encoding metallophosphoesterase family protein → MLKIGVLSDTHIRQAMRHGDFLDALDGRLFRDAEVILHAGDLVDHDLLNIFAPRVVHAVRGNMDSPAVALPVRKVFEVSGFRFGLIHGWGPPEGLGTRVLREFDADSLDCLVYGHSHMPDCRRLNDMLLFNPGSATSPRGGFPPSVGMLEVDDSGIRGRIVSLDDQRF
- a CDS encoding HIT family protein, with the translated sequence MKHLWAPWRMTYLECKDRQAKDCCVFCVRDIQGEDAQRLILWRGEHVFVVMNKYPYTNGHLLIAPYRHVPDILDLESAEEVEMFQLLRKCRRVLQECLKPHGFNIGINIGKIAGAGLADHLHMHIVPRWTGDTNFMPVFADVHVVPQHLEETYAILLNGFNALDT
- a CDS encoding MotA/TolQ/ExbB proton channel family protein, which gives rise to MLEIFQKGGPLMYPILLCSIMAMAIFFERLWIFFRVGRGRDELVREVENLVSKLRIDEAIVVCQRSDTPLARILLAALRAHGRTRDQIKTVVEETGSRESAPLERYLGLLGTIATISPLLGLLGTVLGMIRAFTVIATAGMGTPETLGGGISEALITTASGLAVAIPTILLHKYLTSRLDLMVLKMEESSLRLVDMLGE
- a CDS encoding ExbD/TolR family protein: MAFLRKKREAPRVDLTSMVDVVFLLLIFFMISTTFVEAPGIDVKLPESSSQVSESEVREVKVYLSQDGEISLGKEKVSQQELERRLRAYRSEAGAMTFVLLADKNALHGQVVRLMDLAKVNGFGKLAIATEYAKNP
- a CDS encoding ROK family protein — translated: MNPSVVIGIDLGGTNCRGALVTGSGELLCLQNFATDIDSGFDCFWRRFLGFCRSMMADAQAQGFLIEGLGLGFPGLVAADGSITVAPNLPPFNGLALRERLCHELGMSVRVANDVNAIALGEAHWGAGRDCSDFLMVTLGTGVGGGLIVRRQLWSGCDGAAGEVGHIVVEPDGYLCGCGSRGCLEQYASGPAVVRNYQAMVRRGTSKIHVPAVQPKTAEEVAVAALNGDAAAMGAFEVAGRYLGQVLAGVANLLNLEAAVIGGGVGASFDLFLPSLRAELEHRAFAVAARRMQIKPALLGDKAGILGAASLVREMLRAK
- a CDS encoding 6-phosphofructokinase is translated as MSRCIALLNGGGDCPGLNGVIRGVVRAAVLQRGWRVLGVEDGFDGLVEGPRCRELDLKSVCGILPRGGTILGTSNRGNPFRYPVANENGDVILKDVSRQVVDHFQKLGADALVAVGGDGTLKIARRLSDLGIPVVGVPKTIDNDLQETDVTFGYNTAVGIVTEALDRLQTTAESHHRVMVVEVMGRDAGWIALEAGIAGSAEVILLPEIPFDLDLVCDHIMDRRARGSRFSIIVVAEGAFPKGGRKIVQASADQTHGLERLGGIGHYVAAEIGRRKGLETRVVVLGHVQRGGTPSPFDRILASRFGVRAVQLIEREEYGHMVALRGRDVVSVPIEQAVDGQNLVDPDANLVWTAEQLGIMLGR
- a CDS encoding cation diffusion facilitator family transporter, translating into MQNLSQRKIRAARISMATATGLTLLKLVTGFLTGSMAVLSSAIDSLLDIVMSVANFLAIRQAEQPPDPKHPFGHGKFETLATIVQALAIGLSGGWVCYESGRRLLTGITLGHLEGGMAVLAFSAVVSWQIGRFLIRTARETESTALKADSLHFTMDVYTNLALLVGLFAIRLFHIAWLDPVLSIVVALYIFYQAFGLFRFGLQDILDERLPETIREEIATILEQHRGKLLGYHRLRTRRAGSQKIIDFHLTLCKHLSVGEAHDIADHLEKHMKDRIGRADITIHVEPCPYPTCPGRNKCPGDFPLGKDESANKK
- the mutS gene encoding DNA mismatch repair protein MutS encodes the protein MTKLTPMMRQYLDIKAQYPDAILFFRLGDFYEMFMEDAVTASRILDITLTSRNKGAAEEVPLCGIPYHSCQPYVARLVEAGHKVAICEQVEDPKTVKGIVKREVVRVVTPGLVVDADTLTPKENNFLAAIAVSAQERYGIAVLDITTGEFRVTEVEGREAACSEVVSLQPREILVSEDQQQFCEQLLQGASGSWLINPLPDWVCDLEACGQRLQSFFNCGSLESFGCARLPEAVRAAGGVVYYVEQTQKGVAGHIRPLVTYHSRDYMVLDNSTRRNLELTATLQDGGRKGSLLGVLDRTVTAMGGRKIRQWIHHPLVDLKAIRDRHLSVQELVGQSLVRGDLRADLDGVYDLERLNSKIAMGHANAKDLVALRKSFEKLPRILQHLDELSAPLAAGIGSRIDPLTDMAELIGRAIVEDPPFVLREGGLMCDGYHLELDELRDIRRNGKEWIAKLEADERERTGIGSLKVRFNKVFGYYIEVTRTHLGRVPEDYQRKQTLANAERFFTPQLKEYEEKVLGAEDRLFDLEFELFQDLRERVAEQGERVQRTAEALAELDVLLSLADVAHSCDYVCPTMDDSDRLVIRDGRHPVIEAMNLGEHFVPNDVEMDCRENQIMVITGPNMAGKSTYMRQVALITLMAHMGSLVPAASAHIGLVDRIFTRVGASDNLAQGQSTFMVEMTEAAHILNHATSRSLIVLDEIGRGTSTFDGISIAWAVAEYLHDNGHVAAKTLFATHYHELTDLILTCERVKNLNIAVREWNEQIIFLRKIVKGPASHSYGIQVARLAGLPVAVIDRAKEILVNLESGELAEEGQPRLAQRAGGGQHRPNPQMSLFDAAADPVREKLAALDISTISPLEGLNFLHELQKLV